The nucleotide sequence TTAGCGTCAGTTTGTAGGGTTTCTAATCTACGATCATCATCAGGGGTGAAAAACATGGAGCGTGCAGACACTATAACTGCCGGATTTAATTCCACAACTGTGGTTTTAACTGCTGCGCAATGGCGATGCTGAAACTTGGTCAAAGCACCTGTTCCAAGGCCTAATTGAGCAACCCTCATTCCCGGCTTTGTTTCAAGGAAAAGCAGCCAAGCCATCATCTGTTGGTTATATTCAAGATAGATTTCGTCAGGATCACGAATGCGCATTGCTCCTTGGATTAAATCTGTTCCAAAGTGCAAATACCGAATACCCCCGCTTTCGGAGAAGGTTACTGGTTCCATTGCTAGCAAGATTATTTAGCCCAAACGCGAGCGTTACGGAATAAACGTAACCATGGACTAGCGCCATCAGGCGCATCAAGCCACTCTGGGGGGCACCAACTCATTTGCGCGGCTCGGAACACACGCTCTGGATGAGGCATCATCACCGTGAAGCGACCATCCGGAGTGGTTACTCCCGTTAGACCGCCTGGCGAGCCATTTGGATTCATGGGATATATCTCGGTTGGTTTACCGACATGATCTACAAAGCGTAGTGCAGATAAACCTTGGCTTTCAATTTTCCCCAGGTTACCTTGCTGGCTGAAATTGGCAAACCCTTCACCATGAGCAATAGCAATTGGTAACTGACTGCCTTCCATGCCTTGCGTAAAGATCGATGGAGATGACAATACCTCAGCCATGACTAAGCGTGCCTCATACTGCTCTGATTGATTACGAGTAAATTTAGGCCATGCTTCGGCACCTGGAATGATTCCCGCAAGGTTGCTCATCATCTGGCAACCGTTACAAACACCTAAAGCAAAACTATCCTGGCGATTGAAGAATTTTTCAAATTGATCACGCAATTGCTGGTTAAACAAAATGGTCTTTGCCCAACCCTCACCCGCACCAAGAACATCTCCATAACTGAATCCACCGCAGGCAATTAAACCCCTGAATTCATCTAGCTTGGCTTTACCGCTTAAAAGATCTGACATATGCACGTCGAAGCTATCAAAACCAGCCCAGTTAATGGCATAAGCCATTTCGACGTGTGAGTTCACACCCTGCTCACGCAAAATTGCTACTTTAGGTCTAGCGTTTTTATTGATAAACGGCGCAGATACATCATCGGCAATATCGAACGTCAATTTAGGTGACATGCCAGGGTCGCCTAGGTTGTCTAATAGCGCAAACTCTGAATCAGCGCAGTCTGGGTTGTCGCGCATACGAGCAATTTGATAGCTCGTATTGGCCCACATTTTCTGCAATACCTCACGAGGTTCAGAAAAAATTTTCTTTGCATCACGCCAAATTTCAATGTGGCCATTTGTATTAGGTTTCCCAATAACATGGCTATATGCGCTTAGGCCAAGCTTACGCAATGTAGCAAATACAGCATCACGATCTTCCCTGCGAACCTGTATGACAGCACCAAGCTCCTCATTAAATAATGCACGCATGGTTTGTTCATGACGACGTCCAGAAACTTGTTGTGCCCAGTTTTTAGCATCACCATGATCGGGTTCTTGGCCGGCATCAACCGCAATCATGTCTACATTAATAGAGATGCCAGTGTGAGATGCAAAAGCCATCTCTGATATACATGCTAGCAAACCACCATCAGAACGGTCATGGTATGCAAGTAATTGGTTGTTTTTACGAAGCTCAATGATGGCGGCAGCAAGATTCTTGAGATCTTCAGGATGATCAAGGTCTGGAGCAGTCTTGCCTGACTGATTTAGTACCTGCGAAAAAATGCTGCCAGCCATGCGATTTTTACCACGGCCCAAATCAATCAAAATCAATTCTGTTTCCAGAGGCGAGCCATCTGAATTATTGAGCTTAAGTAAAGGAGTTGTAGTTTTGCGAACATCATGCACTGAAGCAAATGCAGAAATGATCAAAGAAACTGGAGCAACCACCTTCTTGGCTTGACCGCCCTCTTTCCACTCGGTAGCCATCGACAAGGAATCTTTACCCACAGGAATTGAAATCCCAAGGGCAGGACAAAGCTCCATACCAACTGCTTTAACAGAGTCATAAAGCTTTGCATCTTCACCGGGCACACCACAAGCCGCCATCCAGTTTGCGGAAAGCTTGACATCCTCTATTCGATTAATGTCAGCGGCCAATAAATTGGTTATAGCCTCACCAACTGCCATTCGGGCAGCGGCTGGGGCATCAATCACCGCAACTGGAGTGCGCTCGCCCATGGACATCGCTTCACCACGATACCCATTGTAATCCATCATAGTGACAGCACAATCTGCCACTGGTACTTGCCAAGGACCGACAAACTGATCGCGTGCATTTAAACCGCCAACCGTACGGTCGCCAATCGTAATAAGAAATGATTTGCTGGCAACTGTTGGTTGTTGAAGTACCCAGGCAATAGATTGAGCCAAATCCGCATCTGTTATGTCAAGCTCTGAAAACGATTGGTGCTCACGTTTAACATCTCGGTGCATGCGTGGCGGTTTGCCCAACAAAACCTCCATGGGCATATCAATTGGCAAAGCATTCTCGGAACCTGCAGGCTGCTTCGAATCAAGTAATCGCAATTGGCGTTCTTGAGTTGCCTCACCCACTACCGCAAACGGGCAACGTTCACGCTCGCAGAAGGATCTAAATAAGTCTAAGTCTTTAGCTTCTATGGCTAATACATAGCGCTCTTGAGACTCGTTACACCAGATCTCCGCAGGACTCATGCCACTTTCCTCAAGCGGCACACTGCGCAACTTAAATTGAGCACCCAATCCTGCGCCATCAGCTAACTCAGGGAAAGCGTTGGATAGACCACCAGCGCCAACGTCATGAATGGACACAATTGGATTTTGATCACCCAATGCACGGCAGGCATTAATCACTTCTTGAGCGCGACGCTCCATTTCTGGATTACCACGTTGTACTGAATCAAAGTCGAGATCCGCAGTATTTGTGCCAGTAGCAACAGAGCTACCTGTCGCCCCTCCCATACCAATACGCATTCCAGGACCGCCCAGCTGAATCAATAAATGGCCAGGCTGAATGTTTTTCTTATGTGTGTGAATCGAATCAATACTTCCAATACCACCCGCAATCATGATGGGCTTATGGTAGCCACGACGTAAGCCACCAAGCGTCTGCTCAAATACACGAAAGTAGCCACCCAAAATAGGTCTGCCGAACTCATTATTAAATGCGGCGCCACCAAGCGGGCCTTCGGTCATGATTTGTAACGGTGTTGCAATACGCTCAGGCTTTCCATACCGCTCTTCTTCCCATGGAAGATTGGTGCCAGGAATATTGAGGTTTGAAACAGAAAAACCAGTCAATCCAGCTTTTGGACGACCGCCAATACCAGTAGCACCTTCATCACGAATTTCACCGCCTGCGCCGGTTGAGGCACCAGGAAAAGGAGCAATTGCCGTTGGGTGATTATGTGTTTCCACCTTCATCAAAGTGTGAACAAGGCGAGTATCTTTTACGTAGCGGTGTTCATTGCCTTGCGGCGCCCATGTCTCTGCTTCACATCCGGCCATAATGGCTGAGTTATCTGAATAGGCAACAATCGTGCCTTCTGACTGCAATTGATGCGTATAGCGAATCATGGCAAACAAAGATTTATCTTGATCTTCGCCATCAAT is from Polynucleobacter sp. MWH-UH23A and encodes:
- the purL gene encoding phosphoribosylformylglycinamidine synthase — protein: MSFFHFLTGATALSAFRQQRLLASLRSQGIELESIEAQFLHFIWSEEKIGLDKEQVLQNLLTYGQPFVSQLSAGKSLFGKGAGDIQVAIVIPRFGTVSPWASKATDIARQCGLDVLRIERGIQFSWKSKKPLNTEQHQLVLAAIHDRMTESVIDSVESANQLYQTLDDRPLARIPVLSEGRAALDKANQELGLALSDDEISYLAENFERLNRNPSDVELMMFAQANSEHCRHKIFNSSWTIDGEDQDKSLFAMIRYTHQLQSEGTIVAYSDNSAIMAGCEAETWAPQGNEHRYVKDTRLVHTLMKVETHNHPTAIAPFPGASTGAGGEIRDEGATGIGGRPKAGLTGFSVSNLNIPGTNLPWEEERYGKPERIATPLQIMTEGPLGGAAFNNEFGRPILGGYFRVFEQTLGGLRRGYHKPIMIAGGIGSIDSIHTHKKNIQPGHLLIQLGGPGMRIGMGGATGSSVATGTNTADLDFDSVQRGNPEMERRAQEVINACRALGDQNPIVSIHDVGAGGLSNAFPELADGAGLGAQFKLRSVPLEESGMSPAEIWCNESQERYVLAIEAKDLDLFRSFCERERCPFAVVGEATQERQLRLLDSKQPAGSENALPIDMPMEVLLGKPPRMHRDVKREHQSFSELDITDADLAQSIAWVLQQPTVASKSFLITIGDRTVGGLNARDQFVGPWQVPVADCAVTMMDYNGYRGEAMSMGERTPVAVIDAPAAARMAVGEAITNLLAADINRIEDVKLSANWMAACGVPGEDAKLYDSVKAVGMELCPALGISIPVGKDSLSMATEWKEGGQAKKVVAPVSLIISAFASVHDVRKTTTPLLKLNNSDGSPLETELILIDLGRGKNRMAGSIFSQVLNQSGKTAPDLDHPEDLKNLAAAIIELRKNNQLLAYHDRSDGGLLACISEMAFASHTGISINVDMIAVDAGQEPDHGDAKNWAQQVSGRRHEQTMRALFNEELGAVIQVRREDRDAVFATLRKLGLSAYSHVIGKPNTNGHIEIWRDAKKIFSEPREVLQKMWANTSYQIARMRDNPDCADSEFALLDNLGDPGMSPKLTFDIADDVSAPFINKNARPKVAILREQGVNSHVEMAYAINWAGFDSFDVHMSDLLSGKAKLDEFRGLIACGGFSYGDVLGAGEGWAKTILFNQQLRDQFEKFFNRQDSFALGVCNGCQMMSNLAGIIPGAEAWPKFTRNQSEQYEARLVMAEVLSSPSIFTQGMEGSQLPIAIAHGEGFANFSQQGNLGKIESQGLSALRFVDHVGKPTEIYPMNPNGSPGGLTGVTTPDGRFTVMMPHPERVFRAAQMSWCPPEWLDAPDGASPWLRLFRNARVWAK